One segment of Papaver somniferum cultivar HN1 unplaced genomic scaffold, ASM357369v1 unplaced-scaffold_137, whole genome shotgun sequence DNA contains the following:
- the LOC113334858 gene encoding UBX domain-containing protein 1-like isoform X3, whose translation MAGLSLQCGDCGVLLKSVEEAQEHAELTSHSNFAESTEAVLNLVCSTCRKPCRSKTESDLHTKRTGHTDFVDETLETANPISLELPEPSVDSDGVAGASTSNMETEGQEMVAPEVDKNLLGELEAMGFPINRGTRALHYTGNAGLEAAVNWIVEHENDPDIDEIPMVPVNSKAESRKPSLTPEEMKIKAQELRERARKKKEEEEKRMEREKEKERIRAGKELLEAKRIEEDNERKRIIALRKAEKEEEKRAREKIRQKVEEDKAERRRKLGLPPEDPTVSRPAAVPVVEEKKTFLPIKPVTKVEKMREWLRALKQNHKDDDAKVKRAFQTLLTYVGNVAKNPDEEKFRKIRLTNQSFQLPQKRTNPWIICRAVNPSSTQAPLG comes from the exons ATGGCGGGGCTATCTCTACAATGTGGAGATTGTGGAGTGCTATTGAAATCCGTAGAAGAAGCTCAAGAACACGCTGAATTAACATCTCATTCGAATTTCGCTGAATCTACTGAAGCCGTTCTTAATCTAGTTTGTAGTACTTGTCGAAAACCATGTAGATCTAAAACGGAAAGTGATTTGCATACTAAGCGAACTGGACATACGGATTTTGTTGATGAGACTTTAGAAACTGCAAATCCTATCTCTTTAGAGCTGCCAGAACCTTCTGTTGATTCTGATGGAGTTGCTGGAGCATCTACTAGTAATATGGAGACTGAAG GTCAAG AGATGGTTGCTCCAGAGGTGGACAAGAATTTGCTTGGGGAACTTGAGGCAATGGGATTTCCTATTAACCGAGGAACACGGGCACTTCATTATACTG GTAATGCTGGCCTCGAGGCTGCTGTAAATTGGATTGTGGAACATGAGAATGACCCAGATATTGATGAAATTCCCATG GTACCTGTGAACAGCAAAGCCGAGTCTCGCAAGCCATCTCTTACTCCAGAGGAAATGAAAATCAAAGCACAAGAACTAAG AGAACGAGCCCGcaagaaaaaagaagaggaagagaagagaATGGAACGAGAAAAGGAGAAG GAAAGAATTCGAGCAGGTAAGGAACTCCTTGAAGCAAAGAGAATCGAGGAAGATAACGAAAGAAAACG TATAATTGCATTGCGAAAagcagagaaggaagaagagaaaagagCTAGGGAAAAAATTCGTCAGAAAGTGGAGGAAGATAAG GCAGAAAGAAGGCGTAAGCTCGGATTGCCCCCAGAAGACCCTACAGTCTCAAGGCCAGCAGCAGTTCCTGTGGTGGAGGAAAAGAAG ACTTTTCTTCCTATCAAGCCTGTTACAAAGGTAGAGAAAATGAGGGAGTGGTTGCGAGCTCTGAAGCAAAATCACAAG GATGACGATGCGAAAGTTAAGAGAGCATTCCAAACTCTCCTTACCTATGTGGGGAATGTTGCAAAAAATCCAGACGAGGAGAAATTCAGAAAAATTCGACTCACTAATCAATCTTTCCAG TTACCTCAAAAAAGGACCAACCCTTGGATCATATGTAGGGCAGTGAATCCATCATCCACACAGGCACCCTTGGGTTAA
- the LOC113334858 gene encoding UBX domain-containing protein 1-A-like isoform X2, with the protein MAGLSLQCGDCGVLLKSVEEAQEHAELTSHSNFAESTEAVLNLVCSTCRKPCRSKTESDLHTKRTGHTDFVDETLETANPISLELPEPSVDSDGVAGASTSNMETEEMVAPEVDKNLLGELEAMGFPINRGTRALHYTGNAGLEAAVNWIVEHENDPDIDEIPMVPVNSKAESRKPSLTPEEMKIKAQELRERARKKKEEEEKRMEREKEKERIRAGKELLEAKRIEEDNERKRIIALRKAEKEEEKRAREKIRQKVEEDKAERRRKLGLPPEDPTVSRPAAVPVVEEKKTFLPIKPVTKVEKMREWLRALKQNHKDDDAKVKRAFQTLLTYVGNVAKNPDEEKFRKIRLTNQSFQDRVGSMKGGVEFLEVLGFEKIEGGEFMFLSRDKVDMVVLNSAGSELNSAIINPFFGVL; encoded by the exons ATGGCGGGGCTATCTCTACAATGTGGAGATTGTGGAGTGCTATTGAAATCCGTAGAAGAAGCTCAAGAACACGCTGAATTAACATCTCATTCGAATTTCGCTGAATCTACTGAAGCCGTTCTTAATCTAGTTTGTAGTACTTGTCGAAAACCATGTAGATCTAAAACGGAAAGTGATTTGCATACTAAGCGAACTGGACATACGGATTTTGTTGATGAGACTTTAGAAACTGCAAATCCTATCTCTTTAGAGCTGCCAGAACCTTCTGTTGATTCTGATGGAGTTGCTGGAGCATCTACTAGTAATATGGAGACTGAAG AGATGGTTGCTCCAGAGGTGGACAAGAATTTGCTTGGGGAACTTGAGGCAATGGGATTTCCTATTAACCGAGGAACACGGGCACTTCATTATACTG GTAATGCTGGCCTCGAGGCTGCTGTAAATTGGATTGTGGAACATGAGAATGACCCAGATATTGATGAAATTCCCATG GTACCTGTGAACAGCAAAGCCGAGTCTCGCAAGCCATCTCTTACTCCAGAGGAAATGAAAATCAAAGCACAAGAACTAAG AGAACGAGCCCGcaagaaaaaagaagaggaagagaagagaATGGAACGAGAAAAGGAGAAG GAAAGAATTCGAGCAGGTAAGGAACTCCTTGAAGCAAAGAGAATCGAGGAAGATAACGAAAGAAAACG TATAATTGCATTGCGAAAagcagagaaggaagaagagaaaagagCTAGGGAAAAAATTCGTCAGAAAGTGGAGGAAGATAAG GCAGAAAGAAGGCGTAAGCTCGGATTGCCCCCAGAAGACCCTACAGTCTCAAGGCCAGCAGCAGTTCCTGTGGTGGAGGAAAAGAAG ACTTTTCTTCCTATCAAGCCTGTTACAAAGGTAGAGAAAATGAGGGAGTGGTTGCGAGCTCTGAAGCAAAATCACAAG GATGACGATGCGAAAGTTAAGAGAGCATTCCAAACTCTCCTTACCTATGTGGGGAATGTTGCAAAAAATCCAGACGAGGAGAAATTCAGAAAAATTCGACTCACTAATCAATCTTTCCAG GATAGGGTAGGTAGCATGAAAGGAGGAGTTGAATTTCTCGAGGTGTTGGGATTTGAGAAGATTGAAGGGGGAGAGTTTATGTTTCTTTCCAGGGACAAGGTGGACATGGTAGTGTTGAACTCAGCTGGATCGGAGCTCAATTCAGCCATCATTAATCCTTTCTTTGGTGTTCTCTAA
- the LOC113334858 gene encoding chromatin assembly factor 1 subunit A-B-like isoform X1: protein MAGLSLQCGDCGVLLKSVEEAQEHAELTSHSNFAESTEAVLNLVCSTCRKPCRSKTESDLHTKRTGHTDFVDETLETANPISLELPEPSVDSDGVAGASTSNMETEGQEMVAPEVDKNLLGELEAMGFPINRGTRALHYTGNAGLEAAVNWIVEHENDPDIDEIPMVPVNSKAESRKPSLTPEEMKIKAQELRERARKKKEEEEKRMEREKEKERIRAGKELLEAKRIEEDNERKRIIALRKAEKEEEKRAREKIRQKVEEDKAERRRKLGLPPEDPTVSRPAAVPVVEEKKTFLPIKPVTKVEKMREWLRALKQNHKDDDAKVKRAFQTLLTYVGNVAKNPDEEKFRKIRLTNQSFQDRVGSMKGGVEFLEVLGFEKIEGGEFMFLSRDKVDMVVLNSAGSELNSAIINPFFGVL, encoded by the exons ATGGCGGGGCTATCTCTACAATGTGGAGATTGTGGAGTGCTATTGAAATCCGTAGAAGAAGCTCAAGAACACGCTGAATTAACATCTCATTCGAATTTCGCTGAATCTACTGAAGCCGTTCTTAATCTAGTTTGTAGTACTTGTCGAAAACCATGTAGATCTAAAACGGAAAGTGATTTGCATACTAAGCGAACTGGACATACGGATTTTGTTGATGAGACTTTAGAAACTGCAAATCCTATCTCTTTAGAGCTGCCAGAACCTTCTGTTGATTCTGATGGAGTTGCTGGAGCATCTACTAGTAATATGGAGACTGAAG GTCAAG AGATGGTTGCTCCAGAGGTGGACAAGAATTTGCTTGGGGAACTTGAGGCAATGGGATTTCCTATTAACCGAGGAACACGGGCACTTCATTATACTG GTAATGCTGGCCTCGAGGCTGCTGTAAATTGGATTGTGGAACATGAGAATGACCCAGATATTGATGAAATTCCCATG GTACCTGTGAACAGCAAAGCCGAGTCTCGCAAGCCATCTCTTACTCCAGAGGAAATGAAAATCAAAGCACAAGAACTAAG AGAACGAGCCCGcaagaaaaaagaagaggaagagaagagaATGGAACGAGAAAAGGAGAAG GAAAGAATTCGAGCAGGTAAGGAACTCCTTGAAGCAAAGAGAATCGAGGAAGATAACGAAAGAAAACG TATAATTGCATTGCGAAAagcagagaaggaagaagagaaaagagCTAGGGAAAAAATTCGTCAGAAAGTGGAGGAAGATAAG GCAGAAAGAAGGCGTAAGCTCGGATTGCCCCCAGAAGACCCTACAGTCTCAAGGCCAGCAGCAGTTCCTGTGGTGGAGGAAAAGAAG ACTTTTCTTCCTATCAAGCCTGTTACAAAGGTAGAGAAAATGAGGGAGTGGTTGCGAGCTCTGAAGCAAAATCACAAG GATGACGATGCGAAAGTTAAGAGAGCATTCCAAACTCTCCTTACCTATGTGGGGAATGTTGCAAAAAATCCAGACGAGGAGAAATTCAGAAAAATTCGACTCACTAATCAATCTTTCCAG GATAGGGTAGGTAGCATGAAAGGAGGAGTTGAATTTCTCGAGGTGTTGGGATTTGAGAAGATTGAAGGGGGAGAGTTTATGTTTCTTTCCAGGGACAAGGTGGACATGGTAGTGTTGAACTCAGCTGGATCGGAGCTCAATTCAGCCATCATTAATCCTTTCTTTGGTGTTCTCTAA